A window from Dromaius novaehollandiae isolate bDroNov1 chromosome 1, bDroNov1.hap1, whole genome shotgun sequence encodes these proteins:
- the HTR1F gene encoding 5-hydroxytryptamine receptor 1F, translated as MDLINSTEQNTTSEELFKWVTSKIVISITLSVLALMTTAINSLVMTAIIVTRKLHHPANYLICSLAVTDFLVAVLVMPFSIVYIVKETWIMGQVVCDIWLSVDITCCTCSILHLSAIALDRYRAITDAVEYARKRTPKHAGIMIAVVWIISIFISMPPLFWRHQTTSRDDECIIKHDHIVFTIYSTFGAFYIPLALILILYYKIYKAAKTFHRRSISRIVREEVNGQVLLEASERSTKLTSMPSMVEKTSDPLVDCDKINITLQSPRSESKPEKSWKKQRISSTRERKAATTLGLILGAFVICWLPFFVKEVVVNTCERCHISEDMSNFLAWLGYINSLINPLIYTIFNEDFKKAFQKLVRYRQYL; from the coding sequence ATGGATTTAATCAACTCAACTGAACAAAACACTACATCAGAAGAACTATTCAAATGGGTGACATCCAAGATCGTCATTTCCATTACCCTGTCTGTGCTTGCACTAATGACAACTGCCATCAATTCTCTTGTGATGACTGCAATAATTGTGACAAGAAAGCTCCACCATCCCGCCAACTATTTAATCTGCTCTCTTGCCGTGACTGATTTCCTTGTGGCAGTCCTAGTGATGCCCTTCAGCATCGTCTACATTGTAAAGGAGACCTGGATCATGGGGCAAGTAGTGTGCGACATTTGGCTGAGCGTGGACATTACTTGCTGCACATGTTCCATCTTGCATCTCTCTGCCATTGCTTTGGATCGGTACAGAGCAATCACGGATGCTGTGGAATATGCCAGGAAAAGGACACCTAAGCATGCTGGCATCATGATTGCAGTGGTATGGATcatatccatttttatttccatgcCACCTTTATTTTGGCGGCACCAGACAACCAGCAGAGATGACGAATGCATCATCAAACACGATCACATTGTTTTTACCATTTACTCTACATTTGGCGCCTTCTACATCCCACTGGCCTTGATTTTGATCCTTTATTACAAGATATACAAGGCAGCAAAGACATTTCACAGAAGGAGCATCAGTCGGATTGTAAGGGAGGAGGTAAATGGACAAGTCCTTTTGGAGGCAAGTGAAAGAAGCACGAAACTTACTTCAATGCCCAGCATGGTAGAGAAGACATCAGATCCTCTGGTGGACTGTGATAAAATTAATATCACGCTACAAAGCCCCAGGTCTGAATCTAAGCCAGAGAAGtcctggaaaaaacagagaatcTCTAGCACAAGAGAGCGAAAGGCAGCAACTACTCTGGGTTTGATCCTGGGGGCATTTGTGATCTGCTGGCTCcctttttttgtaaaagaagTAGTTGTTAATACCTGTGAAAGATGTCACATTTCAGAAGACATGTCTAATTTCCTAGCATGGCTGGGGTATATCAATTCTCTTATTAATCCTCTAATCTACACAATCTTTAATGAAGATTTCAAAAAAGCCTTTCAGAAGCTTGTACGGTATAGGCAATATCTTTAA